Proteins encoded in a region of the Sander lucioperca isolate FBNREF2018 chromosome 18, SLUC_FBN_1.2, whole genome shotgun sequence genome:
- the LOC116036757 gene encoding cytochrome c oxidase assembly factor 8, whose amino-acid sequence MASKAAAAAAAGCLTWRVFSPFTLHAPCSLSALNIRQCSSKLATQPDKTPKRSAFRPAASSTHDWIGPPNPLSNLRPIVYHVPGNESELEKRLRHLRQETEDWNHDFWTKQNISYSKEKDAFIFSSLKAKGLTLRDEQGRRRALNSEEMAVFYKSFLETNRLRHADYNKEWYRRNFTITLLMARVALKNMWRTITERHSSKKNSSPTTDNK is encoded by the exons ATGGCGtccaaagcagcagcagcagcagcggcgggCTGTTTAACATGGAGGGTATTCAGTCCTTTTACCCTCCACGCTCCATGCAGTTTATCAGCACTGAATATTCGGCAGTGCAGCTCCAAACTGGCAACCCAACCGGACAAAACACCAAAG AGATCTGCCTTCAGACCAGCAGCCAGCTCCACACACGACTGGATCGGTCCACCCAACCCTCTTTCCAACCTGCGGCCAATCGTGTACCACGTCCCTGGGAACGAATCGGAGCTGGAGAAACGTCTGAGACACCTGAGGCAGGAGACGGAGGACTGGAACCACGACTTCTGGACCaagcagaacatcagctacagCAAG GAAAAAGATGCGTTCATCTTTTCATCACTGAAAGCAAAAGGCTTGACGTTGCGTGATGAGCAAG GACGCCGCCGGGCCCTGAACAGTGAAGAAATGGCGGTGTTTTACAAAAGCTTCCTGGAAACAAACAGACTACGCCACGCGGATTATAACAA GGAATGGTACCGACGTAACTTCACCATCACCTTGCTCATGGCCCGAGTCGCCCTAAAGAACATGTGGAGGACTATTACTGAAAGACACAGCAGCAAGAAAAACAGCTCTCCTACCACtgataataaataa
- the bag5 gene encoding BAG family molecular chaperone regulator 5 isoform X2, with protein MQQDSETKNSLFGKPFDGGKRMDHGGPQQQQHPMEQQQQPYHPQHPAMMRLYEVQKEVASLGPQVCTFSGLQNDRDYKRLERELTRLLLEVDQVDTEGKAELQGARKRAAQEVEGLLRYLEENATHPSRVAIEELSNEARQLVDDRVVAPQRSGGVAEINDELVDALQEIVLRLTQVKTEGRVPLRKARYRALTRMCAVQDVIEGRTQQQTLSLPLSGDTHEAVHRINQVMVKVSVARSQLVALLMGLSGRDSCTHLSRILTEMQVELDALDVSGNAAIRNYRKQVVEEINGLLKHLDLEVEGDDTRRYDLGQNNSIREIEAVRAHVSHLRDGVLRHCIMGDLSFRPKAELQSLLTHLDQVDTGRNPCIREARRRAVVEVQAIITFLDLREALARRQPGPSEHPSHRAVWLVLGSLSDLQAQALGFDGKRLDKSYMMLEELLTKQLLALDAVDPQGDETTKMARKQAVKFAQNILNYLDMKTDEWEY; from the exons ATGCAGCAGGACTCAGAGACCAAAAACAG CCTGTTTGGGAAGCCCTTTGATGGTGGGAAGAGGATGGACCATGGCGgcccacagcagcagcaacatcccatggagcagcagcagcagccgtacCACCCGCAGCACCCCGCCATGATGCGGCTGTACGAGGTGCAGAAGGAGGTGGCGTCTCTGGGCCCTCAGGTCTGCACCTTCAGCGGCCTGCAAAACGACCGTGACTACAAGCGGCTGGAGCGCGAGCTGACGCGGCTGCTGCTGGAGGTGGACCAGGTGGACACGGAGGGGAAGGCGGAGCTGCAGGGGGCGCGCAAGAGGGCGGCCCAGGAGGTGGAGGGCCTCCTGCGCTACCTGGAGGAGAACGCCACCCATCCGTCCCGCGTGGCCATCGAGGAGCTGAGCAACGAGGCGCGGCAGCTGGTGGACGACCGCGTGGTGGCGCCCCAGCGCTCCGGCGGCGTGGCGGAGATCAACGACGAGCTGGTAGACGCCCTGCAGGAGATCGTACTGCGGCTGacccaagtcaagaccgaggGGCGGGTGCCGCTTCGCAAGGCGCGCTACCGGGCGCTGACGCGCATGTGCGCCGTGCAGGACGTGATCGAAGGGCGCACGCAGCAGCAGACCCTGTCCCTGCCGCTGTCGGGGGACACCCACGAGGCCGTGCACCGCATCAACCAGGTGATGGTGAAGGTTAGCGTGGCGCGCAGTCAGCTGGTGGCGCTGCTGATGGGCCTGAGCGGCCGGGACAGCTGCACCCACCTGTCCCGAATCCTCACCGAGATGCAGGTGGAGCTGGACGCTCTGGATGTTTCCGGGAACGCGGCCATCCGCAACTACAGGAAACAGGTCGTGGAGGAGATCAACGGGCTGCTTAAACATCTGGATCTGGAGGTGGAAGGAGACGACACGCGCAG GTACGACTTGGGGCAGAACAACTCCATCCGTGAGATTGAGGCGGTGCGAGCTCACGTCTCCCACCTGCGAGACGGCGTCCTGCGGCACTGCATCATGGGGGATCTGAGCTTCAGGCCCAAGGCCGAGCTGCAGAGTCTGCTCACTCACCTGGACCAGGTGGACACGGGCAGAAACCCGTGCATCCGGGAGGCCCGCCGCCGTGCCGTGGTGGAGGTCCAGGCCATCATCACCTTCCTGGACCTGCGCGAGGCTCTGGCCCGCCGCCAGCCGGGCCCCAGCGAGCACCCGTCGCACCGGGCCGTGTGGCTGGTCCTGGGCAGCCTCTCGGACCTCCAGGCCCAGGCACTGGGCTTCGACGGCAAGCGACTCGACAAGAGCTACATGATGCTCGAGGAGCTGCTGACCAAACAGCTGCTGGCGCTGGACGCCGTGGACCCGCAGGGCGACGAGACCACCAAGATGGCGCGGAAGCAGGCCGTGAAGTTTGCCCAGAACATTCTCAACTACCTGGACATGAAGACGGACGAGTGGGAGTATTGA
- the bag5 gene encoding BAG family molecular chaperone regulator 5 isoform X3 has translation MAVRWLCSLFGKPFDGGKRMDHGGPQQQQHPMEQQQQPYHPQHPAMMRLYEVQKEVASLGPQVCTFSGLQNDRDYKRLERELTRLLLEVDQVDTEGKAELQGARKRAAQEVEGLLRYLEENATHPSRVAIEELSNEARQLVDDRVVAPQRSGGVAEINDELVDALQEIVLRLTQVKTEGRVPLRKARYRALTRMCAVQDVIEGRTQQQTLSLPLSGDTHEAVHRINQVMVKVSVARSQLVALLMGLSGRDSCTHLSRILTEMQVELDALDVSGNAAIRNYRKQVVEEINGLLKHLDLEVEGDDTRRYDLGQNNSIREIEAVRAHVSHLRDGVLRHCIMGDLSFRPKAELQSLLTHLDQVDTGRNPCIREARRRAVVEVQAIITFLDLREALARRQPGPSEHPSHRAVWLVLGSLSDLQAQALGFDGKRLDKSYMMLEELLTKQLLALDAVDPQGDETTKMARKQAVKFAQNILNYLDMKTDEWEY, from the exons ATGGCTGTACGCTGGCTATGCAG CCTGTTTGGGAAGCCCTTTGATGGTGGGAAGAGGATGGACCATGGCGgcccacagcagcagcaacatcccatggagcagcagcagcagccgtacCACCCGCAGCACCCCGCCATGATGCGGCTGTACGAGGTGCAGAAGGAGGTGGCGTCTCTGGGCCCTCAGGTCTGCACCTTCAGCGGCCTGCAAAACGACCGTGACTACAAGCGGCTGGAGCGCGAGCTGACGCGGCTGCTGCTGGAGGTGGACCAGGTGGACACGGAGGGGAAGGCGGAGCTGCAGGGGGCGCGCAAGAGGGCGGCCCAGGAGGTGGAGGGCCTCCTGCGCTACCTGGAGGAGAACGCCACCCATCCGTCCCGCGTGGCCATCGAGGAGCTGAGCAACGAGGCGCGGCAGCTGGTGGACGACCGCGTGGTGGCGCCCCAGCGCTCCGGCGGCGTGGCGGAGATCAACGACGAGCTGGTAGACGCCCTGCAGGAGATCGTACTGCGGCTGacccaagtcaagaccgaggGGCGGGTGCCGCTTCGCAAGGCGCGCTACCGGGCGCTGACGCGCATGTGCGCCGTGCAGGACGTGATCGAAGGGCGCACGCAGCAGCAGACCCTGTCCCTGCCGCTGTCGGGGGACACCCACGAGGCCGTGCACCGCATCAACCAGGTGATGGTGAAGGTTAGCGTGGCGCGCAGTCAGCTGGTGGCGCTGCTGATGGGCCTGAGCGGCCGGGACAGCTGCACCCACCTGTCCCGAATCCTCACCGAGATGCAGGTGGAGCTGGACGCTCTGGATGTTTCCGGGAACGCGGCCATCCGCAACTACAGGAAACAGGTCGTGGAGGAGATCAACGGGCTGCTTAAACATCTGGATCTGGAGGTGGAAGGAGACGACACGCGCAG GTACGACTTGGGGCAGAACAACTCCATCCGTGAGATTGAGGCGGTGCGAGCTCACGTCTCCCACCTGCGAGACGGCGTCCTGCGGCACTGCATCATGGGGGATCTGAGCTTCAGGCCCAAGGCCGAGCTGCAGAGTCTGCTCACTCACCTGGACCAGGTGGACACGGGCAGAAACCCGTGCATCCGGGAGGCCCGCCGCCGTGCCGTGGTGGAGGTCCAGGCCATCATCACCTTCCTGGACCTGCGCGAGGCTCTGGCCCGCCGCCAGCCGGGCCCCAGCGAGCACCCGTCGCACCGGGCCGTGTGGCTGGTCCTGGGCAGCCTCTCGGACCTCCAGGCCCAGGCACTGGGCTTCGACGGCAAGCGACTCGACAAGAGCTACATGATGCTCGAGGAGCTGCTGACCAAACAGCTGCTGGCGCTGGACGCCGTGGACCCGCAGGGCGACGAGACCACCAAGATGGCGCGGAAGCAGGCCGTGAAGTTTGCCCAGAACATTCTCAACTACCTGGACATGAAGACGGACGAGTGGGAGTATTGA
- the bag5 gene encoding BAG family molecular chaperone regulator 5 isoform X1, with protein MCAHVFGVLKSLFGKPFDGGKRMDHGGPQQQQHPMEQQQQPYHPQHPAMMRLYEVQKEVASLGPQVCTFSGLQNDRDYKRLERELTRLLLEVDQVDTEGKAELQGARKRAAQEVEGLLRYLEENATHPSRVAIEELSNEARQLVDDRVVAPQRSGGVAEINDELVDALQEIVLRLTQVKTEGRVPLRKARYRALTRMCAVQDVIEGRTQQQTLSLPLSGDTHEAVHRINQVMVKVSVARSQLVALLMGLSGRDSCTHLSRILTEMQVELDALDVSGNAAIRNYRKQVVEEINGLLKHLDLEVEGDDTRRYDLGQNNSIREIEAVRAHVSHLRDGVLRHCIMGDLSFRPKAELQSLLTHLDQVDTGRNPCIREARRRAVVEVQAIITFLDLREALARRQPGPSEHPSHRAVWLVLGSLSDLQAQALGFDGKRLDKSYMMLEELLTKQLLALDAVDPQGDETTKMARKQAVKFAQNILNYLDMKTDEWEY; from the exons ATGTGCGCGCATGTATTCGGAGTTTTGAAAAG CCTGTTTGGGAAGCCCTTTGATGGTGGGAAGAGGATGGACCATGGCGgcccacagcagcagcaacatcccatggagcagcagcagcagccgtacCACCCGCAGCACCCCGCCATGATGCGGCTGTACGAGGTGCAGAAGGAGGTGGCGTCTCTGGGCCCTCAGGTCTGCACCTTCAGCGGCCTGCAAAACGACCGTGACTACAAGCGGCTGGAGCGCGAGCTGACGCGGCTGCTGCTGGAGGTGGACCAGGTGGACACGGAGGGGAAGGCGGAGCTGCAGGGGGCGCGCAAGAGGGCGGCCCAGGAGGTGGAGGGCCTCCTGCGCTACCTGGAGGAGAACGCCACCCATCCGTCCCGCGTGGCCATCGAGGAGCTGAGCAACGAGGCGCGGCAGCTGGTGGACGACCGCGTGGTGGCGCCCCAGCGCTCCGGCGGCGTGGCGGAGATCAACGACGAGCTGGTAGACGCCCTGCAGGAGATCGTACTGCGGCTGacccaagtcaagaccgaggGGCGGGTGCCGCTTCGCAAGGCGCGCTACCGGGCGCTGACGCGCATGTGCGCCGTGCAGGACGTGATCGAAGGGCGCACGCAGCAGCAGACCCTGTCCCTGCCGCTGTCGGGGGACACCCACGAGGCCGTGCACCGCATCAACCAGGTGATGGTGAAGGTTAGCGTGGCGCGCAGTCAGCTGGTGGCGCTGCTGATGGGCCTGAGCGGCCGGGACAGCTGCACCCACCTGTCCCGAATCCTCACCGAGATGCAGGTGGAGCTGGACGCTCTGGATGTTTCCGGGAACGCGGCCATCCGCAACTACAGGAAACAGGTCGTGGAGGAGATCAACGGGCTGCTTAAACATCTGGATCTGGAGGTGGAAGGAGACGACACGCGCAG GTACGACTTGGGGCAGAACAACTCCATCCGTGAGATTGAGGCGGTGCGAGCTCACGTCTCCCACCTGCGAGACGGCGTCCTGCGGCACTGCATCATGGGGGATCTGAGCTTCAGGCCCAAGGCCGAGCTGCAGAGTCTGCTCACTCACCTGGACCAGGTGGACACGGGCAGAAACCCGTGCATCCGGGAGGCCCGCCGCCGTGCCGTGGTGGAGGTCCAGGCCATCATCACCTTCCTGGACCTGCGCGAGGCTCTGGCCCGCCGCCAGCCGGGCCCCAGCGAGCACCCGTCGCACCGGGCCGTGTGGCTGGTCCTGGGCAGCCTCTCGGACCTCCAGGCCCAGGCACTGGGCTTCGACGGCAAGCGACTCGACAAGAGCTACATGATGCTCGAGGAGCTGCTGACCAAACAGCTGCTGGCGCTGGACGCCGTGGACCCGCAGGGCGACGAGACCACCAAGATGGCGCGGAAGCAGGCCGTGAAGTTTGCCCAGAACATTCTCAACTACCTGGACATGAAGACGGACGAGTGGGAGTATTGA
- the bag5 gene encoding BAG family molecular chaperone regulator 5 isoform X4 — protein MDHGGPQQQQHPMEQQQQPYHPQHPAMMRLYEVQKEVASLGPQVCTFSGLQNDRDYKRLERELTRLLLEVDQVDTEGKAELQGARKRAAQEVEGLLRYLEENATHPSRVAIEELSNEARQLVDDRVVAPQRSGGVAEINDELVDALQEIVLRLTQVKTEGRVPLRKARYRALTRMCAVQDVIEGRTQQQTLSLPLSGDTHEAVHRINQVMVKVSVARSQLVALLMGLSGRDSCTHLSRILTEMQVELDALDVSGNAAIRNYRKQVVEEINGLLKHLDLEVEGDDTRRYDLGQNNSIREIEAVRAHVSHLRDGVLRHCIMGDLSFRPKAELQSLLTHLDQVDTGRNPCIREARRRAVVEVQAIITFLDLREALARRQPGPSEHPSHRAVWLVLGSLSDLQAQALGFDGKRLDKSYMMLEELLTKQLLALDAVDPQGDETTKMARKQAVKFAQNILNYLDMKTDEWEY, from the exons ATGGACCATGGCGgcccacagcagcagcaacatcccatggagcagcagcagcagccgtacCACCCGCAGCACCCCGCCATGATGCGGCTGTACGAGGTGCAGAAGGAGGTGGCGTCTCTGGGCCCTCAGGTCTGCACCTTCAGCGGCCTGCAAAACGACCGTGACTACAAGCGGCTGGAGCGCGAGCTGACGCGGCTGCTGCTGGAGGTGGACCAGGTGGACACGGAGGGGAAGGCGGAGCTGCAGGGGGCGCGCAAGAGGGCGGCCCAGGAGGTGGAGGGCCTCCTGCGCTACCTGGAGGAGAACGCCACCCATCCGTCCCGCGTGGCCATCGAGGAGCTGAGCAACGAGGCGCGGCAGCTGGTGGACGACCGCGTGGTGGCGCCCCAGCGCTCCGGCGGCGTGGCGGAGATCAACGACGAGCTGGTAGACGCCCTGCAGGAGATCGTACTGCGGCTGacccaagtcaagaccgaggGGCGGGTGCCGCTTCGCAAGGCGCGCTACCGGGCGCTGACGCGCATGTGCGCCGTGCAGGACGTGATCGAAGGGCGCACGCAGCAGCAGACCCTGTCCCTGCCGCTGTCGGGGGACACCCACGAGGCCGTGCACCGCATCAACCAGGTGATGGTGAAGGTTAGCGTGGCGCGCAGTCAGCTGGTGGCGCTGCTGATGGGCCTGAGCGGCCGGGACAGCTGCACCCACCTGTCCCGAATCCTCACCGAGATGCAGGTGGAGCTGGACGCTCTGGATGTTTCCGGGAACGCGGCCATCCGCAACTACAGGAAACAGGTCGTGGAGGAGATCAACGGGCTGCTTAAACATCTGGATCTGGAGGTGGAAGGAGACGACACGCGCAG GTACGACTTGGGGCAGAACAACTCCATCCGTGAGATTGAGGCGGTGCGAGCTCACGTCTCCCACCTGCGAGACGGCGTCCTGCGGCACTGCATCATGGGGGATCTGAGCTTCAGGCCCAAGGCCGAGCTGCAGAGTCTGCTCACTCACCTGGACCAGGTGGACACGGGCAGAAACCCGTGCATCCGGGAGGCCCGCCGCCGTGCCGTGGTGGAGGTCCAGGCCATCATCACCTTCCTGGACCTGCGCGAGGCTCTGGCCCGCCGCCAGCCGGGCCCCAGCGAGCACCCGTCGCACCGGGCCGTGTGGCTGGTCCTGGGCAGCCTCTCGGACCTCCAGGCCCAGGCACTGGGCTTCGACGGCAAGCGACTCGACAAGAGCTACATGATGCTCGAGGAGCTGCTGACCAAACAGCTGCTGGCGCTGGACGCCGTGGACCCGCAGGGCGACGAGACCACCAAGATGGCGCGGAAGCAGGCCGTGAAGTTTGCCCAGAACATTCTCAACTACCTGGACATGAAGACGGACGAGTGGGAGTATTGA